In a genomic window of Phragmites australis chromosome 14, lpPhrAust1.1, whole genome shotgun sequence:
- the LOC133891790 gene encoding phytosulfokine receptor 2, whose protein sequence is MVLAAVPMLRVCTCRPKSMEKCALLLPFFFFLALSALLPPARAAPCHPDDLRALWAFAGNLTGGALRVAWAGGGGAACCAWNGVVCDADGRVVALRLPGRGLAGPLPAVLASLERLEELDLSRNALSGDLSPVAAVAGLRAANLSSNLLDGALPDLAALPGLAAFDASNNSLSGALAPDLCAGAPALRVLDLSANRLGGALPSSANSTPPLCAATLRVLFLGSNAFSGALPAALFGLTGLQKLSLASNGLTGQVSSRIRELKNLTFLDLSVNRFSGHLPDVFGDLTSLENLAAHSNSFSGPLPPSMSLLPSLRVLDLRNNSLSGPIARVNFSGMPFLASIDLATNHLNGTLPVSLAGCRELKSLSLAKNRLTGQLPEDYIQLASLSMLSLSNNSLRNISGALRVLGGCKNLTTLILTKNFNGEELPGDGIGGFDGMEVLALGDCALRGRVPEWLTRCRKLEVLDLSWNQLVGTIPSWIGKFEYLSYLDLSNNSLVGEIPKSLTQLKSLVTARQSPGIAFTSMPLYVKHNKSTSGRQYNQLSNFPPSLFLNDNGLNGTIWPEFGNLRELHVLDLSNNVISGSIPDALSRMENLEVLDLSSNNLSGSIPSSLTKLTFLSKFTVAHNHLVGQIPNGGQFFTFSNSSFEGNPGLCRSSSCNLNLSREIPNDKEIEPAASIRNRKNKILGVAICIGLALAVFLAVILVNMSKREVSTIDYEDTEGSCHELYDCYSKPVLFFQNSAVKELTVSDLVRSTNNFDQASIIGCGGFGLVYKAYLPDGTKAAVKRLSGDCGQMEREFRAEVEALSQAQHKNLVTLRGYCRYGNDRLLIYSYMENGSLDYWLHERSDGGYMLKWESRLRIAQGSARGLAYLHKDCEPNIIHRDVKSSNILLNENFEACLADFGLARLIQPYDTHVTTDLVGTLGYIPPEYSQSVIATPKGDVFSFGVVLLELLTGKRPVDVSKTKGSRDLISWVLQMKSEKKEEQIFDRLLWSKAHEKQLLSVLETACKCISTDPRQRPLIEQVVTWLDSA, encoded by the coding sequence ATGGTTCTTGCAGCTGTGCCTATGTTGCGCGTGTGTACCTGCAGGCCCAAATCCATGGAGAAATGCGCGCTCCTGctccccttcttctttttcctggcGCTTTCCGCCCTGCTCCCGCCGGCGCGCGCCGCGCCGTGCCACCCGGACGACCTCCGCGCGCTGTGGGCCTTCGCTGGCAACCTCACCGGCGGCGCCCTCCGCGTCGCgtgggctggcggcggcggcgccgcgtgCTGCGCCTGGAACGGCGTCGTCTGCGATGCCGACGGGCGCGTCGTGGCTCTGCGGCTCCCCGGGCGCGGCCTCGCGGGTCCCCTCCCCGCGGTCCTCGCCAGCCTCGAGCGTTTGGAGGAGCTCGACCTCAGCCGCAACGCGCTCTCCGGGGACCTCTCCccggtcgccgccgtcgccggcctcCGCGCCGCCAACCTCTCCTCCAATCTGCTCGACGGCGCGCTGCCCGACCTCGCCGCCCTCCCGGGCCTCGCGGCATTCGACGCCAGCAACAACTCGCTCTCCGGCGCGCTCGCCCCCGACCTCTGCGCCGGCGCGCCGGCCCTGCGGGTGCTAGACCTCTCCGCCAACCGCCTTGGCGGCGCACTCCCATCCTCCGCCAACTCCACGCCGCCGCTCTGCGCCGCTACGCTCCGGGTGCTCTTCTTGGGCTCGAACGCCTTCTCGGGCGCCCTCCCCGCCGCGCTCTTTGGCCTCACCGGGCTGCAGAAGCTCTCCCTCGCGTCCAATGGGCTCACCGGCCAGGTCAGCTCCCGCATCCGCGAGCTCAAAAATCTCACCTTTCTGGATTTGTCCGTGAACCGCTTCTCCGGCCACCTCCCGGACGTCTTCGGCGACCTCACGTCTCTGGAGAATTTGGCCGCGCACTCCAATAGCTTCTCtgggccgctgccgccgtcgaTGTCCCTGCTGCCATCTCTCCGTGTGCTTGACCTCCGGAACAATTCCCTTTCTGGTCCAATTGCTCGCGTCAACTTCTCCGGAATGCCATTCCTTGCTTCCATTGACCTTGCTACAAACCACCTAAACGGCACACTCCCTGTTAGCCTTGCCGGTTGCCGAGAGCTCAAGTCGCTCAGTCTTGCCAAGAACAGGCTGACTGGCCAATTGCCTGAGGATTACATCCAGCTCGCATCACTCTCTATGCTCTCGCTGTCCAACAACAGCCTGCGCAACATCTCAGGGGCGCTTAGGGTGCTCGGTGGCTGCAAGAACCTCACCACACTGATTCTCACCAAGAATTTCAATGGCGAGGAGCTACCGGGTGATGGCATTGGTGGgtttgacggcatggaggtgcTGGCCCTTGGTGATTGTGCTCTCAGGGGAAGGGTTCCTGAATGGCTGACTCGGTGCAGAAAATTGGAAGTGCTTGATCTGTCCTGGAACCAATTGGTTGGCACCATCCCGTCGTGGATTGGCAAGTTTGAGTACTTGAGCTACTTGGATCTCTCAAACAATTCCTTGGTTGGAGAGATACCGAAGAGCTTGACGCAACTGAAGAGCCTTGTCACTGCCAGGCAGTCACCAGGTATAGCGTTTACTAGCATGCCACTGTATGTGAAGCATAACAAAAGCACAAGCGGCCGGCAATACAATCAGCTCTCAAACTTCCCGCCGTCGTTGTTCCTGAATGACAATGGTCTGAACGGGACTATCTGGCCTGAGTTTGGAAACTTGAGGGAGCTACATGTGCTGGATTTGAGCAACAATGTCATATCTGGGAGCATTCCTGATGCACTGTCCAGGATGGAGAATTTGGAGGTTCTTGACCTTTCATCCAATAATCTCAGTGGATCTATTCCATCATCCCTAACGAAGCTCACCTTCTTGTCAAAGTTCACTGTGGCTCACAATCACTTGGTGGGGCAGATCCCAAATGGAGGGCAGTTCTTCACCTTCTCCAACTCAAGTTTTGAGGGTAACCCTGGTTTGTGCAGGTCAAGTTCTTGCAACCTCAATCTGTCTAGGGAAATTCCTAATGACAAGGAGATAGAGCCTGCAGCAAGTATCAGGAACAGGAAAAACAAAATACTTGGGGTGGCAATCTGCATTGGACTGGCCCTCGCAGTATTTTTAGCTGTTATTTTGGTTAACATGTCAAAGAGGGAGGTCAGCACTATTGATTATGAAGATACTGAGGGCTCCTGTCACGAATTGTATGATTGTTACTCGAAACCGGTGCTATTCTTTCAGAATTCTGCGGTGAAGGAGCTAACTGTCAGTGACCTTGTTAGATCGACAAACAACTTTGATCAAGCCAGCATAATAGGATGTGGTGGATTTGGTCTGGTGTACAAGGCCTACCTCCCCGACGGAACAAAGGCGGCAGTGAAGAGGCTCTCTGGTGATTGTGGGCAGATGGAGAGGGAGTTCCGTGCTGAGGTGGAAGCACTGTCACAGGCTCAACACAAAAATCTTGTAACCCTCAGAGGGTACTGCCGCTATGGAAATGATAGGTTGCTGATCTACTCGTACATGGAGAATGGTAGCTTGGACTACTGGCTGCACGAGAGGTCAGATGGTGGTTACATGCTGAAATGGGAGTCACGACTCCGGATTGCTCAAGGTTCAGCCAGGGGATTGGCTTACTTGCACAAGGATTGCGAGCCCAACATCATCCACCGAGATGTGAAGTCCAGCAACATCCTTCTGAACGAAAATTTCGAAGCGTGCCTGGCTGATTTTGGGCTAGCAAGGCTAATACAGCCCTATGATACTCATGTGACTACCGATCTGGTTGGTACCTTGGGGTACATACCACCAGAATATAGTCAATCGGTGATCGCTACTCCGAAAGGAGATGTCTTCAGCTTCGGTGTAGTCTTGCTTGAACTCCTCACTGGTAAGCGGCCTGTGGATGTGTCAAAAACCAAGGGATCCAGGGACTTGATCTCCTGGGTTCTGCAGATGAAAtctgaaaagaaagaagagcagaTTTTCGACAGATTGCTATGGAGCAAAGCGCATGAGAAGCAACTGTTGTCGGTCCTGGAGACGGCATGCAAGTGCATCAGCACTGATCCTCGGCAGCGGCCATTGATAGAACAAGTTGTCACTTGGCTTGACAGTGCATGA
- the LOC133890752 gene encoding uncharacterized protein LOC133890752: MKTKAAGNKATVDEDEAKPKKIRSSHGKRRRGRHSRSRSSSGSESPPRKRSKKHSRRIPGKMSKRSKVGSSSLRRHRRRRRSLSPDSSLSSSSPSSVSRSYSRRGSETCHSSSSASDRSVSPPRSRSRDVRKRKGRGRDRDREKDRKRRKVRRSRSYTSSAASSGRSRSRSKSKSRKQMVDGARDDATRDKLRQDYNNQRTSQAEENMIEDVDGDDKAVAIAEKRDGHIDRYEKNVSLEKMEKSPPSKDANEIEDILPAGRGSPVAEDLELILRQKALENFRKFRQAAIMAEKRDDNAAGKEALADRPQNTGTKIAEARSAAVTPFQRQGSSLGVGHSAGSPRSEDCGNGTSHSWKHESNAGMSCGAGSPGILEAGDTGGPTQQKGSMLEATHSTSQLISPQYSRNSHSVMRRLVSIPGSSGSVRQRLGSSAGVSHVSGTPSVRSVVSIPAREGLDGSTYTTPRPGENSAPVEGSSEVGHPLIDINKAEGTNGDERKTSEASATNDSIVSPAEDKIQARIDDKDGSQFQKKTFSRMHEGEMVEVSYKVYIPKKTPALARRKLQR; this comes from the exons ATGAAGACCAAAGCCGCCGGCAACAAGGCCACCGTCGACGAG GATGAGGCAAAGCCCAAGAAGATCCGGTCATCGCATGGTAAGCGCCGCCGTGGCCGCCACagccgcagccgctcctcatCCGGTTCTGAATCTCCACCCCGCAAACGCTCCAAGAAGCACAGCAGGAGGATTCCTGGCAAGATGAGCAAAAGGAGCAAGGTTGGCAGCAGCAGccttcgtcgtcatcgtcgccgccgccgtagtCTTAGCCCTGACAGTAGCCTCAGTAGCAGCAGCCCTTCCTCGGTGTCCAGGAGCTACTCCCGCCGCGGCAGCGAAACGTGCCACAGTAGCAGCAGTGCCTCTGACAGGTCGGTGAGCCCGCCCAGGAGCCGGTCCAGAGATGTTAGGAAGAGAAAGGGGAGGGGTAGGGACAGAGACAGAGAGAAGGATcggaagaggaggaaggtgcGGAGGTCGAGGAGCTACACGAGCAGTGCAGCGAGTAGTGGCAGGAGCAGGAGTAGGAGCAAGAGTAAGAGCAGGAAGCAGATGGTTGATGGGGCGAGGGATGATGCTACTAGAGACAAGCTTCGACAAGACTACAACAATCAGCGAACTTCCCAGGCTGAGGAGAACATGATTGAGGATGTTGATGGGGATGATAAAGCAGTTGCTATTGCCGAAAAGAGGGACGGTCATATTGACCGATACGAGAAGAACGTGAGCTTGGAGAAGATGGAGAAGAGCCCACCTTCCAAGGATGCCAATGAAATCGAAGATATCTTACCTGCTGGTAGGGGAAGCCCAGTGGCTGAGGATCTTGAGCTGATTCTCAGGCAGAAAGCTCTTGAGAACTTCCGAAAGTTCAGGCAAGCAGCGATCATGGCTGAAAAAAGAGATGACAATGCTGCAGGGAAGGAAGCATTGGCAGATAGGCCCCAGAATACTGGCACGAAAATTGCTGAAGCAAGGTCTGCTGCTGTTACCCCTTTTCAGAGGCAGGGAAGCAGTCTTGGAGTGGGACATTCTGCTGGATCACCTAGATCAGAGGATTGTGGGAATGGTACAAGTCATTCTTGGAAGCATGAAAGCAATGCTGGCATGAGTTGTGGGGCTGGATCACCTGGAATACTTGAGGCTGGTGATACTGGTGGCCCAACTCAACAGAAGGGAAGCATGTTAGAGGCAACTCATTCAACTTCTCAGCTTATTTCACCACAATATAGTAGGAATAGTCATAGTGTAATGCGAAGGTTGGTGAGCATTCCAGGGAGTTCTGGTAGTGTAAGGCAAAGGTTAGGAAGCAGTGCAGGGGTGAGTCATGTGAGTGGAACTCCCAGTGTTAGATCAGTTGTGAGCATACCCGCTAGGGAAGGGCTTGATGGTAGTACATATACCACTCCTAGGCCCGGTGAGAATTCCGCCCCTGTTGAAGGCAGTAGCGAAGTTGGGCACCCTCTGATTGACATTAACAAAGCTGAAGGAACTAATGGAGATGAAAGAAAGACAAGTGAAGCTTCAGCTACTAACGATTCTATTGTGTCACCTGCTGAGGACAAGATCCAGGCTAGAATTGATGATAAAGACGGTTCTCAGTTTCAGAAGAAGACTTTCTCTAGAATGcatgagggagagatggtggag GTCAGCTACAAAGTCTACATACCAAAGAAAACCCCGGCCCTTGCAAGGAGGAAATTGCAGCGCTGA